One window from the genome of [Clostridium] celerecrescens 18A encodes:
- the trmB gene encoding tRNA (guanosine(46)-N7)-methyltransferase TrmB, protein MRLRHIPGSEEEIAGSPYVVQNPFEKKGCWKEVFGNENPIEIEVGMGKGRFIMELAAIHPEINYVGIERYPSVLLRGLQKRAQMELDNIFFMCVDAKNLADIFAPGEVQKVYLNFSDPWPKDRHAKRRLTSEDFMAVYEQILKLDGSVEFKTDNRGLFDYSLESIPRAGWQVKEFTYDLHNNQMGEGNVMTEYEEKFSSQGNPIYKLIAGRK, encoded by the coding sequence ATGAGGTTACGTCATATACCAGGCTCGGAGGAGGAAATCGCGGGCAGCCCCTATGTTGTTCAGAATCCTTTTGAGAAAAAGGGCTGTTGGAAGGAAGTGTTTGGAAATGAAAATCCCATAGAGATAGAAGTTGGAATGGGAAAGGGCCGTTTTATCATGGAACTGGCTGCTATTCATCCGGAAATCAATTATGTTGGTATTGAGAGGTATCCCAGTGTTCTGTTGAGAGGCTTACAGAAAAGGGCTCAGATGGAACTTGATAATATATTCTTTATGTGTGTGGATGCAAAAAACCTGGCCGATATATTTGCTCCGGGGGAGGTTCAGAAGGTCTACTTAAACTTTTCCGATCCCTGGCCAAAGGACCGTCATGCAAAGCGCAGACTCACATCAGAAGATTTTATGGCTGTTTATGAACAGATTTTAAAGCTTGATGGTTCAGTAGAATTTAAAACTGACAACAGGGGGCTATTTGATTATTCCCTGGAATCAATCCCGAGAGCTGGGTGGCAGGTTAAGGAATTCACCTATGACCTTCACAACAATCAGATGGGAGAGGGAAATGTAATGACAGAGTATGAAGAAAAGTTTTCCTCTCAGGGGAACCCTATTTATAAATTGATCGCTGGAAGAAAATAA